ATCGTCCAGATGTACGTGTACGGCCGCGCGCCGATGTCCTGCATGTCGAAGAGCAGCACGTCGATACCGCGCAGCATGGCGGCCGTGGGCCGCTCGGTCGATCCATACAGCGAGAACACCGGCAGCCCCGTCCGCGAATCGCGCGACGTGCCGATGCGCTCTCCCCCGTCCACGTTGCCGCGCAGCCCGTGCTCCGGCCCGAACAGCGCCACCAGCCGTACATCGGGATGGCGGTGGAGGGCGTCGATGGCGCTGCGCCCGTCGCGGGTGACGGCCGTGTGGTTAGTGATCAGCCCCACGCGCTTGCCCCGCACCAGGTGCAGCGAATCACGCAGCAGCACCTCCAGCCCGGGGATCACCGGCTCCTGCGCCTTCGCCGCCGTCGGCGCGTTGACGTAGTTGGCGGGGAGCACGGTGGGCTGCTGCGCCCGCGAAGGCGAGGGGCCCAGCTGCGCGGCCAGCGCGCCGACGCACGCGGCCAGCGCGGCCACGGGCTTGAGAAGCGTTGTGTAGGGCATTGGACGATCGATCCCGCGAAACTGCGTTGATGGCGCGATGGGGTGCGGCGGTTAGACTCGCCGCTTGCGAGGATTGTTCCGCAAAACGCGGTCTCACACGGAAGACACGGAGGATCGGGAGGAACCCTCCCCGGCCCTCCGTGCGCTCCGTGCCCCCCATGTGAGACCGCCGTTCAGCGCCGCTCGCGGATGTGCACCGCCATCTGCCGGGGCGGCTTTCCGTCTGGCGTCAGCCACACCACGTCCGCACCCTCGTCCCACCCCTGCCGCTCGCGCCGGATGCGCGCCGCGACCTCGTGTGCGGCCTGGAGAGCCGCGTTCTTCCTGGTCATCGGTTCCTCGCGATCTATAGGTCCAGCGCCGGCGGACCGGCGCATCGATCAGGGAAAATCAGGCCGCGCGGCACAGTCGCGGCGCTACCGCCAGCGTGTCGGGAAGCACCACCACCGGCAGCCCCGCGGCCGGCTTGGCCATCAGGTACCCCTGCACGCAGTCCGCGCCCAAGGCACGCACGGCGGCCAGCTCCTCCGCCGTCTCCACGCCTTCCACAATCACCGTGCTGCCCATGGCGTGGCCCAGCATCACCAGCGAGTGCACCACCTGGCGGCGGCCGGTGTGCACGTGAACGCTCCGCACCAGCTCCAGGGCGATCTTCAGAAAGTCGGGCTTCACCTCGGCCAGCACGCGCAGGTCCGAGTAGCCGGTGCCCACGTCGTCCAGGGCGATCTGAAAGCCCATCTCGCGGTACCGCATCAGCGCGCGCAGGAACCCCAGGTCCGAGCGCATCCGCGACTCTTCCGTCACCTCCAGCACCAGGCGGTTCACCGGCACGCCCGTCTCGGCCACCACGCGCTTGGCGAACTCCAGGAACTCGGGCTCGCGAATGCGCTCCGCCGACAGGTTCAGGAACAGCAGGGTGTCCGGGCGGCGCCACAGCCCCAGGCGCGTGGCGTTCAGCAGCGCCGCCGTCCAGCACACCCGCTCCAGGGCGGCCATCTCGCCCAGCCCGCTCGCCGTGGCGAACAGCGTCCGCGCCGAGTGCAGCGGCGAATCCAGCGGGCCGCGGGCAAGGGCCTCATACCCGATCACGCCAAACCCGTCGGCGCTCACGATCGGCTGGTAGAACGGCGTCACCGTGCAGAAGAACTTCGTGTCCGTCACCTGCGGCTGCGCGGCCGGCGCGCGACCAGCCGTCTTCATCTCTATGTCGAACATGGGTCGGATTCTCCCAGGGATTGTCGCGGTCCTTCAAGGCCGGCCGGCGCCGCGGTGATGCGGGCTCGTTGGCACGGAGAACAATCTGCATCTCACAACCGGTACGCGAATGGGTCGAACTACCCAAACCATCCGAACGCGTTCAACATCGTTCAAGTGTGATCTTGAAACGGCGCATCCGCACTCCGGGTGGTTACGGGAGCAAGGGTGTTCGTGGTTTCAGGGTTGCTGGTAGCGAGGCGTTATCACGCTCGTGGATACGATCCAAGTTGTTGTGAAAGAAAGGATTGAGGATGATGCGAGAGGCTGCGAACGAACCAGGCCGCACCCGCTGAAAGCGCGGATGCGGCCTGGATGTGCGTGCTGCGGGACCGGCTCAGGAGCCGGAGCGGGACACGTCAGGTACAGTTCAACTCAGCTGAACATGTCATCGCCGAACTTGAAGCCCCCCGCGCCCTTGCCCTTGGGGCGCTCGGGCTTGGCGCGGCCGTAGGCGCCGCTCTCGGCGCGGCTGATCTTTCGGTGCGCCGCCAGCCCCTCCAGCAGCAGCTCGGCCGCGGCTACGGTCATCGCCGGGTCCGCCGGGTTGCTGAGCCCCGCACCCTCCAGCGCCTCGTTCAGCCCGTTGACCGCCGCCAGCCCCGCCAGGCACGCATCGGCCGAGGCGCCGTCGCTGATCTGCAGCACGCCGCCCTTGTCGAAGTGCTCGATCACCTCGTCCAGCATCGACACGTCCCACATGCCGTCGAACACGTCGCGGGCCG
This genomic stretch from Longimicrobium sp. harbors:
- a CDS encoding EAL domain-containing protein; the protein is MFDIEMKTAGRAPAAQPQVTDTKFFCTVTPFYQPIVSADGFGVIGYEALARGPLDSPLHSARTLFATASGLGEMAALERVCWTAALLNATRLGLWRRPDTLLFLNLSAERIREPEFLEFAKRVVAETGVPVNRLVLEVTEESRMRSDLGFLRALMRYREMGFQIALDDVGTGYSDLRVLAEVKPDFLKIALELVRSVHVHTGRRQVVHSLVMLGHAMGSTVIVEGVETAEELAAVRALGADCVQGYLMAKPAAGLPVVVLPDTLAVAPRLCRAA